A portion of the Pseudomonas sp. GR 6-02 genome contains these proteins:
- the hbdH gene encoding 3-hydroxybutyrate dehydrogenase, whose product MTTLSGKTALVTGSTSGIGLGIALSLAKAGANLILNGFGDASTVIAEVEQFGGKVGHHPADVSDPAQIADMIEYAEREFGGVDILVNNAGIQHVAAVEDFPVERWDSIIAINLSSVFHSTRLSLPGMRTKGWGRIINIASVHGQVGSVGKAAYVAAKHGVIGLTKVVGLETATTNVTCNAICPGWVLTPLVQKQIDDRAATGIDPQQAQHDLLAEKQPSLEFVTPPQLGELVLFLCSEAGSQVRGAAWNIDGGWLAQ is encoded by the coding sequence ATGACGACTCTTTCGGGCAAGACCGCACTGGTCACCGGTTCCACCAGCGGCATCGGTCTGGGGATCGCCCTGAGCCTGGCCAAGGCTGGCGCCAACCTGATCCTCAACGGTTTCGGCGATGCGTCGACGGTGATCGCTGAGGTCGAGCAATTCGGTGGCAAGGTCGGCCATCACCCGGCCGACGTCAGCGACCCGGCGCAGATCGCCGATATGATCGAGTACGCCGAGCGTGAGTTCGGCGGCGTGGATATCCTGGTCAACAACGCCGGCATCCAGCACGTGGCGGCGGTGGAAGATTTTCCGGTGGAGCGCTGGGACTCGATTATTGCGATCAACCTGTCGTCGGTGTTCCACAGCACCCGCTTGAGCCTGCCGGGCATGCGTACCAAGGGCTGGGGACGCATCATCAACATCGCTTCGGTGCACGGCCAGGTCGGTTCGGTGGGTAAAGCGGCGTATGTCGCGGCCAAGCATGGCGTGATCGGCCTGACCAAAGTGGTCGGCCTGGAAACCGCCACCACCAACGTTACCTGCAACGCCATTTGCCCAGGCTGGGTGCTGACGCCGCTGGTGCAGAAGCAGATTGATGATCGCGCCGCGACCGGGATCGACCCGCAGCAGGCGCAACACGATTTGCTGGCCGAGAAACAGCCCTCCCTGGAATTCGTGACGCCGCCGCAGCTGGGTGAGTTGGTGCTGTTTTTATGCAGCGAAGCCGGTAGCCAGGTGCGTGGCGCAGCGTGGAATATAGATGGTGGGTGGTTGGCGCAGTAG
- a CDS encoding esterase/lipase family protein has translation MLRNATTDYPILLVHGLFGFDRIGKLELFHDVKQALRSAGARVFIPHLSATHSNETRGEQLLVQIERVLQGTGASKVNLIGHSQGALAARYAGALAPQMVASVTSVSGPNHGSELADFLRKALTPGRLPEQVAGAVATLFADFLSLLSGNRHLPQNAIAALNALTTEGVGAFNDKYPQGLPKTWGGKGRELVNGVRYYSWSGTLQGNILDEGLYALNPLHGFLRAFSHYFTTEAEQNDGMVGRFSSHLGKVIRSDYPLDHLDSLSQTTGQVRKGIDPIDLYVQHAERLRNAGL, from the coding sequence ATGCTACGGAATGCAACCACTGACTATCCGATCCTGCTGGTCCACGGGCTCTTCGGCTTTGATCGCATCGGCAAACTCGAACTGTTCCATGACGTCAAACAGGCCCTGAGAAGCGCCGGTGCGAGGGTTTTCATCCCGCACCTGTCGGCGACCCACAGCAATGAAACCCGTGGCGAACAGTTGCTGGTGCAGATCGAACGGGTACTGCAAGGAACCGGTGCAAGCAAAGTCAACCTGATTGGTCACAGCCAGGGCGCACTGGCTGCACGATATGCGGGGGCGCTGGCGCCACAGATGGTCGCTTCGGTGACATCGGTCAGCGGCCCGAACCACGGCTCGGAACTGGCCGACTTCCTGCGCAAGGCGCTGACGCCCGGGCGCCTGCCGGAACAGGTCGCCGGAGCGGTGGCCACCCTGTTCGCCGACTTCCTGTCGTTGCTCAGCGGCAACCGGCACCTGCCGCAGAACGCCATCGCCGCACTCAACGCGCTGACCACCGAAGGTGTCGGCGCATTCAACGACAAGTACCCTCAAGGGTTGCCGAAAACCTGGGGCGGCAAGGGTCGCGAACTGGTGAATGGCGTACGCTACTACTCCTGGAGCGGCACCCTGCAGGGAAACATCCTCGACGAAGGGCTCTATGCGCTCAACCCGCTGCACGGGTTCCTGCGGGCCTTCTCCCACTACTTCACCACCGAAGCCGAGCAGAATGACGGCATGGTCGGCCGGTTCAGCTCCCATCTGGGTAAAGTGATCCGTTCCGACTATCCGCTGGATCATCTGGACAGCCTCAGCCAGACCACAGGTCAAGTCCGCAAGGGCATCGACCCCATTGACCTGTATGTGCAGCATGCCGAACGCTTAAGAAATGCCGGGCTTTAG
- a CDS encoding GntP family permease, which produces MSVIIALAALALLMVAAYRGYSVILFAPIAALGAVLFTDPSAIAPVFTGVFMEKMVGFVKLYFPVFLLGAVFGKLIELSGFSRSIVAAAIRLLGTRQAMLVIVLVCALLTYGGVSLFVVVFAVYPFAAEMFRQSNIPKRLIPATIALGAFSFTMDALPGTPQIQNIIPSTFFNTTAWAAPWLGVIGTIFVFSAGMLFLQHQRNKAQRTGEGYGSELRNEPETAPDIQLPNPWIALSPLLMVGLMNLLFTRWIPVWYGKTHSLSLPGMAVPVTTDIAKLTAIWAVQAALLVGIVMVLVFGFQAIRGRLAEGSKSAVSGALLAAMNTASEYGFGAVIASLPGFLVLADWLKSIPNPLVNEAITVTLLAGITGSASGGMSIALAAMSESFISAAHAANIPLEVLHRVAAMASGGMDTLPHNGAVITLLAVTGLTHREAYKDIFCITLIKTLAVFVVIGTFYATGIV; this is translated from the coding sequence ATGAGTGTGATCATTGCCTTGGCAGCCCTCGCGCTGCTGATGGTGGCTGCTTACCGTGGCTACAGCGTTATCCTCTTTGCCCCGATCGCCGCCCTCGGCGCCGTCCTGTTCACCGACCCTTCCGCCATAGCCCCCGTCTTCACCGGGGTGTTCATGGAAAAGATGGTCGGCTTCGTCAAACTGTATTTCCCGGTGTTCCTGCTCGGCGCGGTGTTCGGCAAGCTGATCGAGTTGTCGGGATTCTCCCGCTCCATCGTCGCGGCGGCGATTCGCTTGCTCGGCACCCGTCAGGCGATGCTGGTGATCGTGCTGGTCTGCGCCCTGCTCACGTACGGCGGTGTGTCGCTGTTTGTGGTGGTGTTTGCGGTGTACCCGTTTGCCGCCGAGATGTTCCGCCAGAGCAATATTCCCAAACGCCTGATCCCGGCGACCATCGCCCTCGGCGCGTTCTCGTTCACCATGGACGCCCTGCCTGGCACGCCGCAGATCCAGAACATCATCCCCAGCACCTTCTTCAACACCACCGCCTGGGCGGCGCCGTGGCTGGGTGTGATCGGCACGATTTTCGTGTTCAGTGCCGGCATGCTGTTTCTGCAGCACCAGCGCAACAAGGCCCAGCGCACGGGTGAAGGTTACGGTTCAGAACTGCGCAACGAGCCGGAAACCGCGCCGGACATCCAACTGCCCAACCCGTGGATCGCGCTGTCGCCGCTGTTGATGGTGGGCCTGATGAACCTGCTGTTCACCCGTTGGATTCCTGTGTGGTACGGCAAGACCCACAGCCTCTCGCTGCCGGGCATGGCAGTTCCGGTGACCACCGACATCGCCAAGCTGACGGCGATCTGGGCGGTCCAGGCAGCCTTGCTGGTGGGCATCGTCATGGTGCTGGTGTTCGGTTTTCAGGCTATTCGCGGCCGGTTGGCCGAAGGCAGTAAAAGTGCGGTCAGCGGCGCATTGCTGGCAGCGATGAATACTGCATCGGAATACGGTTTCGGGGCGGTGATCGCCTCGTTGCCAGGTTTTCTGGTGCTGGCCGACTGGCTCAAGAGCATTCCCAACCCGTTGGTCAATGAAGCGATCACTGTGACCTTGCTGGCCGGCATCACCGGCTCGGCGTCAGGCGGGATGAGCATCGCTTTGGCGGCGATGTCCGAGAGTTTCATCAGCGCTGCCCACGCCGCCAATATTCCCCTGGAAGTGCTGCACCGGGTCGCCGCGATGGCCAGTGGCGGCATGGACACCCTGCCGCACAACGGCGCGGTGATTACCTTGCTGGCGGTCACCGGGTTGACCCACCGCGAGGCCTACAAAGACATTTTCTGTATTACGCTGATCAAGACACTCGCTGTTTTTGTGGTGATCGGTACTTTCTACGCCACTGGCATTGTGTGA
- a CDS encoding microcin C ABC transporter permease YejB → MWAYVLRRLLLIIPTLVIILLVNFAIVQAAPGGPVEQAIAHLQGIGGASIGGGSSETMHGSSRASRGLDPQLIKEIEKQYGFDKPAPERLWLMLKSYAHLDFGKSFFRGATVTDLILDKMPVTISLGLWATLITYLVSIPLGIRKAVHHGSHFDIWSSTAIIIGYAMPAFLFAMFLIVVFAGGTSLNWFPVRGLVSDNFDSLSTVGKIADYFWHLVLPVTALVVGGFATLTILTKNSFLNEITRQYVVTARAKGLSERQVLYGHVFRNAMLLVVSGIPQAFISVFFAGSLLIEVIFSLDGLGRMSYEAAVSRDYPVVFGSLFIFTLFGLLIKIIGDLCYTLVDPRIDFAARNA, encoded by the coding sequence ATGTGGGCTTACGTACTGCGGCGCTTGCTGCTGATCATCCCGACTTTAGTGATCATTCTTCTGGTCAACTTCGCCATCGTCCAGGCCGCGCCCGGTGGCCCGGTGGAACAGGCCATCGCACACCTGCAAGGCATCGGTGGCGCAAGTATCGGCGGCGGTTCCAGTGAGACCATGCACGGCAGCTCTCGGGCCAGCCGCGGGCTCGATCCGCAGCTGATCAAGGAGATCGAAAAGCAATACGGCTTCGACAAGCCGGCGCCGGAACGCTTGTGGCTGATGCTCAAGAGCTACGCCCACCTCGACTTCGGCAAGAGCTTTTTTCGCGGTGCCACGGTCACCGACCTGATCCTGGATAAAATGCCGGTGACCATTTCCCTCGGGCTCTGGGCGACGTTGATCACTTATCTGGTGTCGATTCCGCTGGGCATCCGCAAGGCCGTGCACCACGGCAGCCATTTCGATATCTGGAGCAGCACCGCGATCATCATCGGTTACGCGATGCCGGCGTTCCTGTTCGCGATGTTCCTGATCGTGGTCTTCGCCGGTGGCACCTCGCTGAACTGGTTTCCGGTGCGCGGCCTGGTCTCGGACAACTTCGATTCGCTGTCGACGGTGGGCAAGATCGCCGATTACTTCTGGCACCTGGTGCTGCCAGTAACGGCGCTGGTGGTCGGCGGCTTTGCGACCCTGACCATCCTCACCAAAAATTCCTTCCTCAATGAAATCACCCGCCAGTACGTGGTCACCGCCCGGGCCAAGGGCTTGAGCGAACGCCAGGTGCTTTACGGCCATGTGTTTCGCAACGCCATGCTGCTGGTGGTCTCGGGAATTCCCCAGGCCTTTATCAGCGTTTTCTTCGCCGGCTCGCTGCTGATCGAAGTGATTTTCTCCCTCGATGGCCTGGGTCGCATGAGTTACGAAGCGGCGGTATCGCGGGACTATCCGGTGGTATTCGGTTCGCTGTTCATCTTCACCTTGTTCGGCCTGCTGATAAAAATCATCGGTGACCTGTGCTACACCCTGGTCGATCCGCGTATCGACTTCGCCGCGAGGAACGCCTGA
- a CDS encoding ABC transporter permease, translated as MFKLSPLGRRRFERFKKNRRGWWSLWLFVGLFLLTLGGELIANDQPLVLSYQGSLYFPAFKHHTEQEFGGQLPFQADFRSDYVQKLIHKGDGWMLFAPIPFSDDTPNYDLNQPAPSPPSKVNWLGTDDQARDVLARVIFGARVSILFALMLTFISALIGIAAGALQGYYGGWVDLLGQRLQEVWSGLPVLYLLIILSGFVEPNFWWLLGIMALFSWLALVDVVRAEFLRGRNLEYVKAARALGLTDRKVIVRHILPNAMNATLSYLPFILTGAISTLTALDFLGFGMPAGSASLGELIGQGKQNLQAPWLGLTAFFTLALILSLLVFIGEALRDAFDPRS; from the coding sequence ATGTTCAAACTCTCGCCGCTGGGCCGTCGCCGTTTTGAACGCTTCAAGAAAAACCGCCGGGGCTGGTGGTCGTTGTGGTTGTTTGTCGGTTTGTTCCTGCTGACCCTGGGCGGCGAACTGATCGCCAATGACCAACCGCTGGTGCTCAGTTATCAGGGCTCGCTGTACTTCCCGGCGTTCAAACACCACACCGAGCAAGAATTCGGCGGCCAGTTGCCGTTTCAGGCCGATTTCCGCAGCGATTACGTGCAGAAGCTGATTCACAAGGGCGACGGCTGGATGCTGTTTGCGCCGATCCCGTTCAGCGACGACACGCCCAATTACGATCTCAATCAACCGGCGCCGAGTCCGCCGTCGAAGGTCAACTGGCTGGGCACCGACGATCAGGCCCGGGACGTGCTGGCGCGAGTGATTTTCGGGGCACGGGTGTCGATCCTGTTTGCGCTGATGCTGACGTTTATCAGCGCCTTGATCGGTATCGCCGCCGGTGCATTGCAGGGCTATTACGGCGGCTGGGTCGACCTGCTTGGTCAGCGCTTGCAGGAAGTCTGGTCGGGGCTGCCCGTGCTGTACCTGCTGATCATTCTGTCGGGTTTCGTCGAGCCGAATTTCTGGTGGCTGTTGGGGATCATGGCGTTGTTTTCCTGGCTGGCCCTGGTGGATGTGGTGCGCGCCGAGTTCCTGCGCGGGCGTAACCTGGAATACGTCAAAGCCGCCCGTGCGTTGGGCCTGACCGACCGCAAGGTGATCGTGCGACACATTCTGCCCAACGCAATGAACGCCACCCTGAGTTATCTGCCGTTCATCCTGACCGGGGCGATTTCCACCCTCACGGCGCTGGATTTCCTCGGTTTCGGCATGCCAGCCGGCAGTGCGTCCCTGGGCGAATTGATTGGCCAAGGCAAACAGAACCTGCAAGCGCCGTGGCTGGGGCTGACGGCGTTTTTCACCCTGGCGCTGATTCTTTCTTTGCTGGTATTCATTGGCGAGGCGTTGCGTGATGCCTTTGACCCTCGTTCTTGA
- a CDS encoding sigma-54 interaction domain-containing protein: MNTTESLKDYQRVRTLAIRSLFEIIEQSSEGTVIVDRDANIVWMNERYARRFGLESAAGAIGRACESVIPGSLLREVVRTGRPILLDMQDTPKEPLVVMRLPIHDDAGAVIGAIGFALFDELRSLSPMLKRYLSMQEELASTRSLLRARQTKYNFAHFIGTSAASLEVKRRARRSASAESPVLLLGETGTGKELLAQAIHGASPRAHKAFVSINSAAIPESLLEAEFFGTAPGAFTGADRKGRAGKLQIAQGGTLFLDEIGDMPLPLQSKLLRVLQEKEFEPVGSNEVIQSDVRVIAATSTDLVAAIKRGEFRADLYYRLNVLPIQVPPLRDRLDDLPALSEAILEELRSQHELNREALDLLGQHAWPGNIRELRNVLERAALLSDDLMLNAADIRAAIGSFTPVERAAPLPIEPITHETFSEARERFDRQLIESTLAQCGGKVIEAAARLGLGRSTLYKKMAALGIAESL, encoded by the coding sequence ATGAACACCACCGAAAGCCTCAAGGACTACCAGCGCGTTCGCACCCTGGCGATCCGCTCGCTGTTCGAGATCATCGAGCAATCGAGCGAAGGCACGGTGATTGTCGACCGCGATGCGAACATTGTCTGGATGAACGAGCGCTATGCCCGGCGATTCGGCCTGGAGTCGGCCGCAGGCGCCATCGGCAGGGCCTGTGAAAGCGTGATCCCCGGCAGCCTGTTGCGCGAGGTGGTGCGTACCGGACGGCCGATCCTGCTGGACATGCAAGACACCCCCAAGGAACCGCTGGTGGTGATGCGCCTGCCGATTCACGACGATGCCGGCGCGGTGATCGGCGCCATCGGTTTTGCCCTGTTCGACGAATTGCGCAGCCTGTCGCCAATGCTCAAGCGCTACCTGAGCATGCAGGAAGAACTGGCGTCCACCCGCTCGCTGCTGCGGGCGCGACAGACCAAGTACAACTTCGCGCACTTCATCGGCACCAGCGCCGCCAGCCTCGAAGTCAAACGCCGCGCCCGACGCAGCGCCAGTGCAGAGTCGCCGGTGTTGTTGCTCGGTGAAACCGGCACCGGCAAGGAACTGCTGGCCCAGGCGATCCACGGCGCATCACCCCGGGCGCATAAAGCCTTCGTCAGCATCAACAGCGCAGCGATTCCCGAGTCGCTGCTGGAAGCCGAGTTCTTCGGCACCGCGCCCGGCGCGTTCACCGGCGCCGATCGCAAGGGCCGCGCCGGCAAGTTGCAAATCGCCCAGGGCGGCACGCTGTTTCTCGACGAAATCGGCGACATGCCGCTGCCGCTGCAAAGCAAGTTGCTGCGGGTGTTGCAGGAGAAGGAATTCGAACCGGTGGGCTCCAACGAGGTGATTCAGAGTGATGTGCGAGTGATCGCCGCCACCTCCACTGACCTGGTAGCAGCGATCAAACGCGGCGAGTTTCGCGCCGATCTGTATTACCGCCTCAATGTGCTGCCGATCCAGGTCCCGCCCCTGCGTGATCGCCTCGACGACCTTCCGGCCCTCAGTGAAGCGATCCTTGAGGAACTGCGCAGCCAGCACGAATTGAACCGCGAAGCCCTGGATTTGTTGGGGCAACACGCCTGGCCGGGGAACATTCGTGAACTGCGCAACGTGCTGGAGCGGGCGGCGTTGCTCAGTGATGACTTGATGCTGAACGCGGCGGATATCCGCGCGGCGATTGGCAGCTTTACCCCGGTGGAGCGTGCGGCGCCTCTGCCCATTGAGCCGATTACCCATGAAACCTTCAGTGAGGCTCGCGAACGGTTTGATCGGCAGTTGATTGAATCGACCCTCGCGCAATGCGGTGGGAAGGTGATCGAAGCGGCGGCGCGGTTGGGGCTGGGGCGGTCGACGTTGTACAAGAAGATGGCTGCGCTGGGGATTGCCGAGTCTCTATAA
- a CDS encoding extracellular solute-binding protein — translation MRLAFPTLLFTAVALLLGAAGVSAAPQQALTVYGEPAKYPADFSHFDYTNPQAPKGGTMRRSALEIGHFDHILPYIDKGIGVTQVDGLIYSPLAVRSLDEPYTVYGLVAQQMERSDDGLSLRFYLNPKARFADGKPITAEDVRYTFDLLMTQGSLRYRTQFADVKGVEVESPRTIRFDFKSNENRTLPLDIATLPVLPEHWWKTRDFANGGGYEPPLGSGPYRVSKVDSGRSITFERNADWWARDLPVSRGLYNFDHFSIEYFGDTDVARQVLRGGAYDYNREFSATAYSIGYESPALRDGRLQKAHLATQAPQPSQGFVFNLQNPMFQDRRVRQALAMLWDFEWSNRQMMRDLYIRQQSFFSNTDLAARQLPDAGERAILEPLRGQIPDEVFTQVFEAPKTDGSGVIRDKQLQALDLLEQAGWKPDGDQLVNAEGQPLSFTFLISQNGMDRLLLPYKRTLKQIGIDLNIRRIDASQYVNRLMSRDYDMIVTGYPVTNSPGNELYNYFGSAAASDPGSNNYMVLKNPAVDTLINGLVRANTQADMLRYAHALDRVLQWNFYWIPNYYPPGSSTVWWNRFGIPSVQASNDEAIESWWEVSSTPLTNEQMTAELIKRGKSGGSH, via the coding sequence ATGCGACTGGCTTTCCCCACTTTACTGTTCACTGCCGTGGCCCTGCTGTTGGGCGCCGCCGGTGTGAGCGCTGCACCGCAACAGGCGTTGACCGTGTACGGTGAACCGGCGAAGTATCCCGCCGATTTCAGTCATTTCGACTACACCAACCCGCAAGCGCCCAAGGGCGGCACGATGCGTCGCTCGGCGCTGGAAATCGGTCATTTCGACCACATCCTGCCGTACATCGACAAAGGGATTGGCGTCACACAAGTCGATGGCTTGATCTACTCGCCCCTGGCCGTGCGTTCACTGGACGAACCCTACACCGTGTACGGCCTGGTGGCGCAGCAGATGGAGCGTTCCGACGATGGACTGTCCCTGCGTTTCTACCTGAACCCGAAGGCCCGTTTCGCCGATGGCAAGCCGATCACCGCCGAAGACGTGCGCTACACTTTCGACCTGCTGATGACCCAGGGCAGCCTGCGCTATCGCACGCAATTCGCCGACGTCAAAGGCGTCGAAGTGGAATCGCCGCGAACCATTCGGTTCGACTTCAAGAGCAACGAAAACCGCACCCTGCCCCTCGACATCGCCACTTTGCCGGTGCTTCCCGAACACTGGTGGAAAACCCGCGACTTCGCCAACGGTGGCGGTTACGAGCCGCCGCTGGGCAGCGGGCCGTACCGCGTGAGCAAGGTCGACTCCGGGCGCAGCATCACCTTCGAGCGTAACGCCGACTGGTGGGCCAGGGATTTACCGGTCAGTCGCGGCCTCTACAACTTCGATCATTTCAGCATCGAGTACTTCGGCGACACCGACGTCGCCCGTCAGGTCCTGCGTGGCGGCGCCTACGACTACAACCGCGAATTCTCCGCCACCGCCTACTCCATCGGCTACGAGAGCCCGGCCTTGCGCGACGGTCGTCTGCAAAAAGCCCACCTGGCAACGCAGGCACCACAACCGTCCCAGGGTTTTGTATTTAACTTGCAAAACCCGATGTTCCAGGACCGCCGCGTGCGCCAGGCGCTGGCCATGCTTTGGGACTTCGAGTGGAGCAACCGGCAGATGATGCGCGACCTGTACATCCGCCAGCAGAGCTTCTTTTCCAACACCGACCTCGCCGCCCGACAACTGCCCGACGCGGGTGAGCGGGCGATTCTCGAACCGCTGCGCGGGCAGATCCCCGACGAAGTCTTCACTCAGGTCTTCGAAGCACCGAAAACCGATGGCAGCGGCGTGATTCGCGACAAGCAATTGCAAGCCCTGGACCTGCTCGAACAGGCCGGCTGGAAACCCGATGGCGATCAACTGGTCAACGCCGAAGGCCAACCGCTGAGCTTCACCTTCCTGATCAGCCAGAACGGCATGGACCGATTGCTGCTGCCTTACAAGCGCACCCTGAAACAAATCGGCATCGACCTGAACATTCGGCGCATCGACGCCTCCCAGTACGTCAACCGCCTGATGTCCCGGGACTACGACATGATCGTCACCGGCTACCCGGTCACCAACTCGCCGGGTAACGAGCTGTACAACTACTTTGGCTCGGCGGCGGCCAGCGATCCGGGCTCCAACAACTACATGGTGCTGAAGAACCCGGCGGTCGATACGTTGATCAACGGCCTGGTCCGCGCCAACACCCAGGCCGACATGCTGCGCTACGCCCATGCCCTGGACCGTGTCCTGCAATGGAACTTCTATTGGATTCCCAACTATTACCCGCCCGGCAGTTCGACCGTGTGGTGGAACCGCTTCGGCATTCCCTCTGTACAAGCAAGCAATGACGAAGCCATCGAGAGTTGGTGGGAAGTCAGCTCCACACCCCTGACCAACGAACAGATGACCGCCGAACTCATCAAGCGCGGCAAATCCGGAGGGTCGCACTGA
- a CDS encoding peptidylprolyl isomerase produces the protein MAKATARHILVSSEAKCNELKAQIEAGADFAEVAKANSSCPSSRQGGDLGSFGPGQMVKEFDTVVFSAPINVVQGPVKTQFGYHLLEVTSRQD, from the coding sequence ATGGCCAAAGCCACCGCCCGCCACATCCTGGTTTCCAGCGAAGCCAAGTGCAACGAACTCAAGGCCCAGATCGAAGCCGGCGCCGATTTCGCCGAAGTCGCCAAAGCCAACTCCAGCTGCCCATCGAGCCGCCAGGGCGGTGACCTGGGTTCGTTCGGTCCAGGCCAGATGGTCAAGGAATTCGACACCGTGGTTTTCAGCGCGCCAATCAACGTGGTGCAAGGCCCGGTCAAGACCCAGTTCGGTTACCACCTGCTGGAAGTGACCAGCCGTCAGGACTGA
- a CDS encoding ABC transporter ATP-binding protein: MTDNLIEIRDLNVAFSGQTVVRNLCLDIHPGECLALVGESGSGKSVTAHSILQLLPENGTQTTGSIRYRGQELIGADANVLRELRGNRIAIIFQEPMTSLNPLHSIEKQIGETLLLHKGLGGKAAQARILELLQLVGIQKPEERLKAYPHQLSGGQRQRVMIAMALACEPELLIADEPTTALDVTVQRKILRLLKSLQQQLGMSLLLISHDLNLVRSMAQRVCVMHAGEIVEQAPCETLFTEPKHPYSCVLLNAEPEGEALPRDERENVLEVENLQVQFTLGGGLFQRKTYLRAVDGISLNVQRGKTLGIVGESGSGKSTLGQAILRLLDSEGSIRFQGQALDGLTQKQLRPWRKKMQVVFQDPFGSLSPRMSVAQIISEGLEVHSQSTPAQCEAQVIRVLEEVGLDPQSRHRYPHEFSGGQRQRIAIARALVLKPALILLDEPTSALDRTVQKQVVALLRQLQEKYGLTYLFISHDLAVVRALAHDMIVIKDGKVVESGASHTVFESPQHPYTKELLAAAHPGLA, encoded by the coding sequence ATGACTGACAACCTGATCGAAATCCGTGACCTCAATGTAGCCTTCAGTGGCCAGACCGTGGTGCGCAACCTGTGCCTGGACATCCACCCCGGCGAATGCCTGGCGCTGGTCGGCGAGTCCGGATCCGGCAAGTCGGTGACCGCCCACTCGATCCTGCAACTGCTGCCCGAAAACGGTACGCAAACCACCGGCAGCATTCGCTATCGCGGCCAGGAATTGATCGGCGCCGACGCTAACGTCTTGCGCGAACTGCGCGGTAACCGGATCGCGATCATATTCCAGGAGCCGATGACCTCCCTCAATCCGCTGCACAGCATCGAGAAACAGATCGGCGAAACCCTGCTGCTGCACAAAGGGCTGGGTGGCAAAGCGGCGCAAGCGCGGATTCTCGAATTACTGCAACTGGTGGGCATCCAGAAGCCCGAAGAGCGGCTCAAGGCCTACCCTCATCAACTGTCCGGCGGCCAGCGACAACGGGTGATGATCGCCATGGCCCTGGCCTGCGAACCGGAATTGCTGATCGCCGACGAGCCGACCACCGCGCTGGATGTGACGGTGCAGCGCAAGATCCTGCGGCTGCTCAAATCCCTGCAACAGCAGCTTGGCATGTCGCTGCTGCTGATCAGCCACGACCTCAATCTGGTGCGCAGCATGGCCCAGCGGGTGTGCGTGATGCACGCTGGGGAAATCGTCGAGCAGGCACCTTGCGAAACGCTGTTCACCGAGCCAAAACACCCTTACAGCTGTGTGCTGCTGAACGCCGAGCCGGAAGGTGAAGCCCTGCCCCGGGACGAGCGTGAAAACGTGCTGGAAGTGGAGAATCTGCAAGTGCAGTTCACCCTCGGTGGCGGGCTGTTCCAGCGTAAGACGTACCTGCGCGCAGTGGACGGCATCAGCCTGAACGTTCAGCGCGGCAAGACCCTGGGCATCGTCGGTGAGTCCGGTTCAGGCAAGTCCACGCTCGGTCAGGCGATCCTGCGCTTGCTTGATTCCGAAGGCAGCATTCGCTTTCAGGGGCAGGCGTTGGATGGCCTGACGCAAAAGCAACTGCGGCCATGGCGCAAGAAGATGCAGGTGGTATTCCAGGATCCTTTTGGCAGCCTCAGCCCGCGAATGTCCGTGGCGCAGATCATCAGTGAAGGCCTTGAGGTCCATAGCCAGTCCACCCCTGCCCAATGCGAAGCCCAGGTCATCCGGGTGCTGGAAGAAGTCGGCCTCGATCCGCAAAGCCGTCATCGCTACCCGCACGAATTTTCCGGCGGGCAGCGCCAACGCATTGCCATTGCCCGCGCGCTGGTGCTCAAACCGGCGTTGATCCTGCTCGACGAACCGACCTCGGCCCTCGATCGCACGGTGCAAAAACAAGTGGTCGCCCTGCTCCGCCAGCTTCAGGAGAAATATGGCCTGACCTACCTGTTCATCAGCCACGACCTGGCGGTGGTGCGTGCCCTGGCCCACGACATGATCGTGATCAAGGACGGCAAAGTGGTGGAAAGCGGCGCTAGCCACACGGTGTTCGAATCACCGCAGCACCCATACACCAAAGAGCTGTTGGCGGCGGCGCATCCGGGGTTGGCATAA